Proteins encoded within one genomic window of Granulicella pectinivorans:
- a CDS encoding electron transfer flavoprotein subunit beta/FixA family protein, which translates to MRILTLIRQVLDAEESVRVEAAAVALGSSKLVMDTMDEYGVEEALRLREGGAEAEVVALAVGPARLQDALRTALAMGADRAIHVETDVILDAMALSKVVAAIATKENVDLVLSGGQQADWDSHALGAAVAERLGWPQATWTSALSLAGTTLTGKHDVDEGSETFEVDLPAVVTTQQGLNEPRYPTLPGIMKAKKKEMRKDALERFGVTPSVTVKGAEIQVKARLGKILDGKKDPQAAAAELVGLLRNEARVIA; encoded by the coding sequence GTGCGAATTCTGACATTGATCCGGCAGGTGCTCGACGCGGAAGAGAGCGTACGCGTCGAGGCGGCTGCTGTAGCGCTGGGCTCAAGCAAGCTGGTGATGGATACGATGGACGAGTACGGCGTCGAAGAGGCGCTGCGTCTGCGTGAAGGCGGAGCGGAGGCTGAGGTGGTGGCTCTCGCTGTGGGGCCTGCGCGCCTGCAGGACGCGCTGCGGACCGCGCTGGCGATGGGAGCCGACCGGGCGATCCATGTCGAGACCGATGTGATACTCGACGCGATGGCGCTGAGCAAGGTGGTCGCGGCGATCGCCACGAAAGAAAACGTGGATCTGGTCCTCTCCGGAGGCCAGCAGGCGGACTGGGACAGTCATGCACTGGGTGCAGCCGTGGCCGAGAGGCTCGGCTGGCCGCAGGCGACGTGGACCAGTGCGTTGTCGCTCGCCGGCACAACGCTTACGGGAAAGCACGACGTCGATGAGGGAAGCGAGACCTTCGAGGTGGACCTTCCGGCGGTCGTGACCACGCAGCAGGGATTGAATGAGCCCCGCTATCCCACGCTGCCGGGCATCATGAAGGCCAAGAAGAAAGAGATGCGGAAGGATGCGCTGGAGCGCTTCGGCGTAACGCCGTCGGTGACGGTGAAGGGCGCGGAGATCCAGGTGAAGGCCCGTCTTGGAAAGATCCTCGACGGGAAGAAAGATCCGCAAGCGGCAGCGGCGGAGTTGGTTGGATTGCTGCGCAACGAAGCACGGGTGATCGCATGA
- a CDS encoding MFS transporter, whose translation MPATFGYRSQVLPPRSAYEPGEDNTGCSEENLKWVMVATILGSGLAFMDGSIVNVAMPTLQTDFGATSSAIQWVVQSYTLFSAALLLLGGTLGDRYGRRRIFFWGVALFAIASAGCAAASTLGLLVAARAVQGIGAAMLIPQGLSILSVSYPEKRRAKAIGTWSAWTSVFAALGPVVGGWLVQAWSWRLIFVLNLPIALTVLVMTRRIPESKANGKDGKPVPLDRLGATLATVGFAAVIYALSFAPEFGWDDARVLSLLGVGGALLAGFLWSQAGRVGAMMPLGLFRIPRFLAPNLLTFLLYGALYGSLYVTPFYLIQVRHYKPAMAGAVFLPLIALMFLFSTWAGGMVAKVGERLLLCAGAGLAGAGYVAFAVFDRNETYVTGVLPGVLLLGAGLTLSVAPLTSAVMSSVSESEAGVASAVNNAISRLAGLLAVSLLSIVLAHGFGAALARQLHQSDLPGDVQKTMLASQGRLHDTPIPASLPAEQRVKAEGMLDTSFLAGFRLVMLFCAGGAWLGALAVALLLKEGDRPGVSPVAPVAGT comes from the coding sequence GTGCCCGCAACATTTGGATATCGATCGCAGGTTCTGCCCCCCCGCTCGGCCTATGAGCCCGGAGAAGACAATACCGGCTGCTCCGAAGAGAACCTGAAGTGGGTCATGGTGGCCACGATCCTTGGATCCGGGCTGGCCTTCATGGACGGCTCGATCGTCAACGTCGCGATGCCGACGCTCCAGACGGACTTTGGGGCGACGTCGAGCGCGATTCAGTGGGTCGTACAAAGCTATACGCTCTTCAGTGCAGCTCTGCTTCTACTGGGCGGGACGCTGGGTGATCGGTATGGCCGGCGGCGAATCTTTTTCTGGGGCGTCGCGCTCTTTGCCATCGCGTCCGCCGGTTGCGCGGCGGCGAGCACACTTGGGCTGCTGGTGGCAGCGCGGGCGGTGCAGGGAATCGGCGCGGCGATGCTGATTCCTCAGGGGCTTTCGATCCTTTCGGTATCGTATCCGGAGAAACGCAGGGCGAAGGCGATTGGCACCTGGTCGGCATGGACCAGCGTCTTTGCGGCCCTGGGCCCGGTGGTGGGTGGGTGGCTGGTACAAGCGTGGTCATGGCGTTTGATCTTTGTGCTGAATCTGCCGATTGCCCTCACGGTTCTGGTGATGACACGCAGGATCCCGGAGAGCAAGGCCAACGGCAAGGATGGGAAGCCTGTCCCGCTGGACCGGCTGGGGGCGACGCTGGCCACTGTGGGCTTCGCAGCGGTCATCTACGCGCTTTCGTTTGCGCCGGAGTTCGGGTGGGACGATGCGCGCGTGCTGTCTTTGCTCGGGGTAGGCGGCGCGCTGCTCGCTGGATTCCTATGGTCGCAGGCGGGTCGCGTGGGCGCGATGATGCCTCTCGGACTGTTCCGGATCCCACGGTTTCTGGCCCCGAACCTGCTTACTTTTCTTCTCTACGGGGCACTCTACGGATCGCTGTATGTAACGCCGTTTTATCTGATCCAGGTAAGACACTACAAGCCGGCGATGGCGGGCGCGGTCTTTCTTCCTCTGATCGCCCTGATGTTCCTGTTCTCCACGTGGGCGGGGGGGATGGTCGCCAAGGTAGGCGAGCGATTGTTGCTATGTGCCGGTGCGGGGCTTGCCGGGGCAGGATATGTGGCGTTCGCCGTGTTCGACCGGAATGAGACCTACGTGACGGGTGTGCTGCCCGGGGTGCTCCTGCTCGGCGCGGGCTTGACGCTTTCGGTTGCGCCGCTCACCAGCGCCGTCATGTCTTCGGTCTCCGAGTCGGAGGCAGGCGTGGCCTCGGCGGTGAATAACGCGATCTCGCGGCTTGCCGGACTGCTGGCCGTCTCGCTCCTCTCGATTGTGCTGGCACATGGTTTCGGGGCGGCGCTGGCGCGGCAGTTGCATCAGTCGGATCTGCCCGGCGACGTGCAGAAGACGATGCTGGCAAGCCAGGGGCGCCTGCACGACACGCCGATTCCAGCGAGTCTGCCGGCGGAGCAGAGGGTGAAGGCGGAGGGGATGCTGGATACTTCGTTTCTGGCCGGTTTCCGGCTGGTGATGCTCTTTTGCGCCGGTGGTGCCTGGTTAGGCGCGCTTGCGGTGGCGCTCCTCTTGAAGGAGGGAGATCGCCCTGGGGTTTCGCCGGTGGCTCCTGTGGCTGGCACATAG
- a CDS encoding acyltransferase family protein, with the protein MATLVREEVKPGRVLSLDVVRGIVIAFMILVNDAGGRESYAQLEHAAWNGWTLTDLVFPSFLFMVGIAVVFATEARLSKGETKRTLMRHALYRSVVLFCFGLIVNAFPLFHLSTWRIYGVLQRIAICYLVMSAAYLLSKKAAVFVGITVASLVGYYVIMRWIPVPGYGIPGRDVPLLDMDHNWVAVIDRAIMPAARLYQRVRDPEGLLSTLPALGTAALGVLTGLWLRSARPAVTKVVGLLAAAVSGIVLGEIWNIWFPINKKMWTSSYVLFAAGCTLLLLAVCYFLFDVRKARREWAYPALVFGSNAITAYMVSELLAGALGAIRFESGGATTNLHRFIFDGVFAHIGSPAFASLLFALVYVGVCWIPNWVLYRKKIFLKV; encoded by the coding sequence ATGGCAACGTTGGTCCGTGAAGAGGTCAAGCCGGGCAGGGTTCTTTCGCTCGATGTGGTGCGCGGCATTGTGATTGCGTTCATGATTCTGGTGAACGACGCCGGTGGCCGGGAATCGTACGCGCAGCTGGAGCATGCGGCATGGAACGGATGGACGCTGACGGACCTGGTGTTTCCGTCGTTTCTCTTCATGGTCGGCATCGCGGTGGTCTTCGCGACCGAGGCGCGGTTGTCGAAGGGTGAGACGAAGCGAACGCTGATGCGACATGCGCTCTATCGCTCCGTGGTGCTGTTCTGCTTCGGGCTGATTGTGAATGCGTTTCCCCTGTTTCACCTGTCGACATGGCGTATCTATGGCGTGCTGCAGAGGATTGCAATCTGCTACCTGGTGATGTCGGCGGCTTATCTGCTGAGCAAAAAGGCCGCGGTCTTTGTGGGGATTACGGTGGCGTCGCTGGTGGGCTACTACGTGATCATGCGATGGATTCCGGTGCCGGGATATGGAATTCCGGGACGCGATGTGCCTCTGCTGGATATGGATCACAACTGGGTCGCGGTCATCGACCGGGCGATCATGCCGGCGGCTCGTCTCTACCAGAGGGTGCGCGATCCGGAGGGTTTGCTGAGTACGCTGCCTGCTCTTGGAACGGCTGCGCTTGGCGTGCTGACGGGCCTTTGGCTGCGGAGTGCGCGTCCTGCCGTCACGAAGGTCGTTGGTTTGCTCGCGGCGGCGGTGTCGGGGATTGTGCTGGGAGAGATCTGGAACATCTGGTTCCCGATCAACAAGAAGATGTGGACGAGCTCGTATGTGCTCTTCGCAGCCGGCTGCACGCTGCTGCTGCTGGCGGTCTGCTACTTCCTCTTCGACGTGAGGAAGGCGCGCAGGGAGTGGGCTTACCCTGCGCTGGTCTTTGGATCGAATGCGATTACGGCCTACATGGTGTCGGAGCTACTGGCGGGCGCCCTGGGAGCGATCCGGTTCGAGAGCGGCGGAGCGACCACGAATCTGCACCGATTTATCTTCGATGGTGTGTTTGCGCATATTGGCTCACCTGCGTTCGCTTCGTTGTTGTTTGCGCTGGTGTATGTGGGCGTCTGTTGGATTCCCAACTGGGTGCTCTATCGCAAGAAGATCTTCCTCAAGGTGTGA
- a CDS encoding (Fe-S)-binding protein encodes MLPLSSRIAFLVFAAVTGSLGVWGFYRLYRRIARGRADTELRFDGLPARIGAALVTTLTQSRTFKKRPVVGLFHSFIFYGFVFYVLVNGVDALEGFLPLEIKPENMLSSSYLFLADVFSFLVLLGVIALVVRRFLLPSRRDFRFNARTMLHENVKLGRISRDSLIVSAFILFHVGSRAIGAAAKVAIDGRDSFQPFASLLSDWVPAQYAEALRVFGFWGALGSVLAFLAYFPYTKHVHIFMAPLKYTVARKATSGVMPPVELNLEVEGDLGVGAKMLEDLSWPRMLDAYACIQCNRCQDVCPASSTGKSLSPAALEINKRMELNTLGSAFELGAPSPRPLLQFALSAEAAWACTTCGACVEVCPVGDEQMFDILDVRRQQVMIEGEFPQQLQTAFRGMERAQNPWGINKAKRLDWAEGLRVPTTDEKPTPDVLYWVGCAASYDPSAQKTARAFVQLLDQAGVDFAVLGKRECCTGDSARRAGNEVLYRQLAEENVTTLNEVKPKLIVASCPHCMNAIGKEYAQIGGDYTVVHHTEYLEGLVSAGRLAPTPSTETVTYHDPCYLGRHNGVYDAPRNLLHILSNDVVELPRSKENSFCCGAGGAQFWKEEEEGNERISDNRFREAQGALASAEHEKVLAVGCPFCKSMLGSTPLKGATDDVTIKDVAEILLEGVLRAKGMAASPAVVSAPETAPVAVAPSLQTPVVAVIPHEPLIVPEQASPEVIAAPVAERKKWAPKAASPTPVVEAAPVPEAVPERKKWQPKKVEGTQVAPAVVDVPTVEPPIVERKKWTPKKSDPV; translated from the coding sequence ATGCTTCCGCTGTCCAGCAGGATCGCGTTTCTGGTGTTCGCGGCGGTGACGGGCTCGCTTGGGGTCTGGGGCTTCTATCGCCTGTACCGCCGGATTGCGCGCGGACGAGCGGATACGGAGTTGCGCTTCGACGGTCTGCCCGCGCGCATCGGTGCAGCGCTGGTGACGACCCTCACGCAGAGCCGCACCTTCAAGAAGCGCCCCGTCGTGGGACTGTTTCACTCGTTCATCTTCTATGGATTCGTCTTCTACGTGCTGGTGAACGGCGTCGATGCATTGGAGGGATTTCTTCCGTTAGAGATCAAGCCGGAGAATATGCTCTCTTCCAGTTACTTATTTCTGGCGGATGTCTTCAGCTTCCTCGTCTTGCTTGGCGTCATCGCGTTGGTCGTCCGGCGTTTCCTGCTCCCCAGCCGCAGAGACTTCCGTTTCAACGCTCGAACGATGCTGCATGAGAACGTGAAGCTGGGGCGCATCTCTCGCGATTCGCTGATCGTCTCCGCTTTCATCCTCTTCCATGTGGGCAGCAGAGCGATCGGTGCAGCCGCGAAGGTCGCGATCGACGGCAGAGACAGCTTTCAGCCGTTTGCGTCCCTGCTTTCGGATTGGGTGCCGGCGCAGTATGCTGAGGCACTGCGGGTATTTGGCTTCTGGGGAGCCCTGGGCAGTGTCCTCGCGTTTCTGGCCTACTTCCCCTACACGAAGCACGTACACATCTTCATGGCGCCGCTCAAGTACACGGTGGCGCGGAAGGCGACGTCGGGCGTCATGCCTCCGGTGGAACTCAATCTCGAGGTCGAAGGAGACCTGGGCGTCGGGGCGAAGATGCTCGAGGACCTGAGCTGGCCCCGGATGCTCGATGCGTATGCGTGTATCCAGTGCAACCGCTGCCAGGATGTGTGCCCGGCCAGTTCGACGGGCAAGTCGCTGAGTCCGGCGGCGCTCGAGATCAACAAGCGCATGGAGTTGAACACCCTCGGCTCGGCGTTTGAACTGGGTGCCCCGAGTCCCCGCCCCTTGCTGCAGTTCGCGCTTTCCGCCGAGGCCGCCTGGGCCTGTACAACCTGCGGGGCCTGCGTCGAGGTCTGCCCCGTGGGCGATGAGCAGATGTTCGACATCCTCGATGTGCGCCGGCAGCAGGTGATGATCGAAGGTGAGTTCCCGCAGCAGTTGCAGACCGCCTTCCGCGGCATGGAGCGCGCGCAGAATCCATGGGGCATCAACAAGGCGAAGCGGCTCGATTGGGCCGAAGGCCTGCGCGTCCCGACGACCGACGAGAAACCTACGCCGGACGTCCTCTATTGGGTCGGTTGCGCGGCGAGTTACGACCCTTCCGCGCAGAAGACGGCGCGCGCGTTCGTGCAGTTGTTGGACCAAGCGGGCGTGGATTTTGCGGTGCTGGGCAAGCGCGAGTGCTGCACTGGCGACTCGGCGCGCAGGGCGGGCAATGAGGTCCTCTACCGGCAGCTCGCGGAGGAAAACGTCACGACACTGAACGAGGTCAAACCGAAGCTGATCGTGGCGAGTTGTCCGCACTGCATGAATGCAATCGGCAAGGAGTACGCGCAGATCGGCGGAGACTATACGGTCGTCCACCATACTGAGTATCTGGAGGGACTGGTGTCGGCGGGAAGGCTTGCGCCCACGCCTTCGACCGAGACCGTGACCTACCACGACCCCTGTTATCTGGGTCGCCACAACGGTGTCTACGATGCGCCACGGAATTTGTTACATATCCTGTCGAATGACGTTGTGGAGTTGCCGCGGTCAAAGGAGAACTCGTTCTGCTGTGGAGCGGGTGGGGCGCAGTTCTGGAAGGAAGAGGAAGAGGGCAACGAGCGCATCTCGGATAACCGATTCCGCGAGGCACAGGGGGCGCTCGCCTCCGCGGAACATGAGAAGGTGCTCGCTGTGGGTTGCCCGTTCTGCAAGAGCATGCTCGGAAGTACTCCGTTGAAGGGGGCGACCGACGATGTGACGATCAAAGACGTGGCGGAGATTCTTCTTGAAGGGGTTCTGCGCGCCAAGGGGATGGCCGCTTCGCCTGCCGTAGTCAGTGCGCCGGAGACGGCTCCGGTCGCTGTAGCTCCGTCTCTGCAAACACCTGTCGTCGCGGTGATTCCGCATGAGCCGCTGATTGTGCCGGAGCAGGCCTCGCCCGAGGTGATTGCCGCTCCGGTCGCCGAGAGAAAGAAGTGGGCACCGAAGGCAGCATCTCCCACACCGGTTGTGGAGGCCGCTCCTGTTCCCGAAGCGGTCCCGGAGCGCAAGAAATGGCAGCCGAAGAAGGTGGAGGGTACGCAGGTTGCCCCTGCGGTTGTTGATGTTCCTACCGTTGAGCCTCCAATTGTTGAACGGAAGAAGTGGACGCCGAAGAAGTCGGACCCCGTTTAG
- a CDS encoding electron transfer flavoprotein subunit alpha/FixB family protein — protein MILIVAEMSGGRLSKSTLEMVAAARQMGRGGDVTALVLGSGVAAVAAEAAKYVDTVLVGDLPALAQYGAETWSAAVAQIAREGEADAVLIGGSRSGREYSPRVAVKLDAPLLEDVISLKDEGGVLTASRYTYLARVTETIETSAKIVVVTVKPGAFAPASPLPAASEQFDVDLSLPTSRLKVTGKTTEKLDRVSLAEADIVVSGGRGVGSAAGFDATVVPLADTLGAAIGATRAIVDAGWRPYAEQVGQTGKTVQPKVYIAVGISGAVQHLSGMNKSKVIVAINKDADAPIFKVADYGIVGDVSVVVPAMLDALKK, from the coding sequence ATGATTCTGATTGTGGCGGAGATGAGTGGCGGCAGGCTTTCCAAAAGCACGCTGGAGATGGTCGCGGCGGCCCGGCAGATGGGGCGCGGCGGCGACGTGACAGCTCTGGTGCTGGGAAGCGGCGTGGCAGCGGTGGCGGCCGAGGCCGCGAAGTACGTGGACACGGTACTGGTCGGAGATCTGCCGGCTCTGGCGCAGTACGGTGCGGAGACCTGGTCGGCGGCGGTCGCGCAGATTGCTCGCGAAGGCGAGGCAGATGCGGTGTTGATCGGCGGGAGCCGAAGCGGTCGTGAGTACAGCCCTCGGGTTGCGGTCAAGCTGGATGCGCCCCTGCTCGAAGATGTGATCTCCCTGAAGGATGAGGGTGGAGTCCTCACTGCATCGCGATACACCTATTTGGCACGGGTGACGGAGACGATCGAGACCTCGGCTAAAATTGTGGTCGTGACGGTGAAGCCTGGAGCCTTCGCTCCCGCCTCGCCACTCCCTGCTGCCTCGGAGCAGTTTGATGTAGATCTCTCGCTGCCCACCTCCAGACTGAAGGTAACCGGCAAGACGACGGAGAAGTTGGATCGCGTCTCGCTTGCGGAAGCCGATATCGTCGTCTCGGGCGGGCGCGGTGTGGGCAGTGCCGCAGGCTTCGACGCGACGGTCGTCCCGCTCGCGGATACCTTGGGCGCTGCCATCGGAGCGACCCGCGCCATCGTCGATGCGGGCTGGAGGCCTTACGCCGAGCAGGTCGGCCAGACCGGCAAGACCGTGCAGCCCAAGGTCTACATCGCGGTCGGGATCTCCGGTGCCGTGCAGCATCTCTCCGGCATGAACAAAAGTAAGGTGATCGTGGCAATCAACAAGGATGCGGACGCACCGATCTTCAAGGTGGCGGACTACGGGATCGTGGGCGACGTGAGCGTTGTGGTTCCGGCGATGCTGGATGCCTTAAAGAAATAG
- a CDS encoding beta-glucosidase: MRYIRSSGWVLAVVACVAIGVQGAVAQGANLPWKDKTLSADRRADLVVKAMTFDEKIRMVHGIGWGVLRPGDPVPADSNHGAGFVPGIARLGIPKIDQADSAVGIRQAAYDARYATLLPSVLGLASSWDLDAADLYGKVIGRELRAWGTNMSIGGGMDLTREPRNGRNFEYAGEDPVLAGNMVGQLAIGVQSQHVMGDIKHYALNDQETGRTTVDVLMDKRTMRETDLLAFEIAIKKAQPAGVMCSYNLVNGDHACESDYLLNEVLKKEWGFKGFVVSDWEATHSNVKAANAGLDMEMPGEDYFGKDLRKAVEDGKVPMARLDDMCHRILRSMFAAGVVDDPFVRRVVDPFQGREDARHIAEESIVLLKNDAGMLPLHTGIQKIVLIGGHADVGVLSGGGSAQVDAPGGDAVTHEASRGWQKTVYFPSSPMKAIQRLAPGAEVVFVSGTDKAEAARMATGADVAIVFATQPMSEGHDAATLALPDAQDELIASVAAANPHTVVVLETGGPVSMPWVGSVRGVMEAWFPGIGGGEAIADLLFGAVNPSGKLSITFPKSEADLPMPVIPGMQKRDANGDVKNVFDMSYKEGLAVGYRWYEVSGHVPLFAFGHGLSYTNYRYSGLKVSATGVQFEVTNTGSMAGAEVAQMYVRLPAAAGEPFQRLAGWALVRLAPGETKTVTLPLDRRYISVWDVAGNRWQLTPGEYGVHVGGASDDAGLKATVPLK, from the coding sequence ATGAGATATATTCGTTCGTCTGGGTGGGTTCTGGCCGTGGTGGCCTGCGTTGCGATCGGGGTGCAGGGCGCCGTGGCGCAGGGAGCGAATCTTCCCTGGAAGGACAAGACCCTCTCGGCGGATCGGCGAGCGGATCTGGTGGTGAAGGCGATGACCTTCGACGAGAAGATTCGGATGGTGCATGGCATCGGGTGGGGTGTGCTGCGCCCGGGCGATCCGGTGCCGGCCGATTCGAATCATGGCGCAGGCTTTGTGCCCGGGATCGCGCGGCTGGGGATTCCGAAGATCGATCAGGCGGACTCCGCGGTTGGGATCAGGCAGGCGGCATACGATGCGCGCTACGCGACGCTGTTGCCGTCGGTCCTTGGTCTGGCCAGTAGCTGGGATCTGGACGCGGCGGACCTCTACGGAAAGGTCATTGGGAGAGAGCTGCGAGCGTGGGGGACGAATATGTCCATCGGCGGCGGCATGGACCTGACGCGCGAGCCGAGGAATGGACGCAACTTCGAGTATGCCGGCGAGGATCCGGTGCTGGCGGGCAACATGGTCGGGCAACTGGCCATCGGGGTGCAGTCGCAGCATGTCATGGGAGACATCAAGCACTACGCCCTGAACGACCAGGAGACCGGGCGGACCACGGTTGACGTGCTGATGGACAAACGAACTATGCGCGAGACGGATCTGCTGGCGTTTGAGATTGCGATCAAGAAGGCGCAGCCGGCGGGTGTGATGTGCTCCTACAACCTGGTGAATGGTGATCATGCCTGCGAGAGCGACTATCTGTTGAACGAGGTGCTGAAGAAGGAGTGGGGCTTCAAGGGCTTCGTGGTCTCGGATTGGGAGGCGACGCACTCCAACGTGAAGGCCGCCAACGCCGGGCTCGACATGGAGATGCCGGGGGAGGACTACTTCGGCAAGGATCTGCGGAAGGCGGTTGAGGATGGCAAGGTTCCCATGGCCCGCCTGGACGATATGTGCCACCGGATTCTGCGCAGCATGTTTGCGGCGGGCGTGGTGGACGATCCGTTCGTGCGCAGGGTCGTCGACCCCTTCCAGGGCCGCGAAGATGCCCGGCATATCGCAGAAGAGAGCATTGTGCTGTTGAAGAACGATGCAGGCATGCTGCCGTTGCACACCGGAATCCAGAAGATTGTGCTGATCGGCGGCCATGCGGATGTTGGAGTTCTGTCGGGTGGCGGGTCGGCGCAGGTGGACGCTCCGGGTGGCGATGCCGTGACGCACGAGGCGAGCCGCGGCTGGCAGAAGACGGTGTACTTTCCTTCCTCGCCGATGAAGGCGATCCAGAGGCTGGCTCCCGGGGCGGAGGTGGTCTTCGTTTCGGGAACGGATAAGGCCGAGGCAGCGCGCATGGCGACGGGCGCGGATGTGGCGATCGTCTTCGCGACGCAGCCCATGTCGGAGGGCCACGATGCGGCCACGCTCGCTCTGCCGGACGCGCAGGATGAGCTGATCGCGAGCGTCGCGGCGGCGAATCCGCATACGGTGGTGGTGCTGGAGACGGGCGGGCCGGTCTCGATGCCCTGGGTGGGCAGCGTGCGGGGCGTGATGGAGGCCTGGTTCCCCGGCATCGGCGGTGGAGAGGCGATTGCGGATCTGCTCTTTGGTGCGGTCAATCCGTCCGGCAAGCTTTCGATCACGTTCCCCAAGAGTGAAGCGGACCTGCCGATGCCGGTCATCCCGGGAATGCAGAAGCGCGATGCGAACGGCGACGTGAAGAACGTCTTCGACATGAGCTACAAGGAAGGGCTGGCGGTTGGGTACAGGTGGTACGAGGTGAGCGGTCACGTGCCGCTGTTCGCCTTTGGGCACGGGCTCTCCTACACGAACTACCGGTACTCCGGGCTGAAGGTGAGTGCCACCGGCGTGCAGTTCGAGGTGACGAATACAGGTTCCATGGCCGGGGCTGAGGTGGCGCAGATGTATGTGCGTCTGCCGGCTGCGGCGGGCGAGCCATTTCAACGTCTTGCGGGCTGGGCGCTGGTCAGGCTGGCCCCGGGAGAGACCAAGACGGTGACGCTGCCGCTCGACCGGCGCTACATCTCGGTGTGGGATGTGGCGGGCAACCGCTGGCAATTGACGCCGGGCGAGTATGGCGTGCATGTAGGCGGTGCCTCGGACGACGCCGGATTGAAAGCGACGGTGCCGTTGAAATAA
- a CDS encoding helix-turn-helix domain-containing protein, giving the protein MVELDGVDPDAVELIIAEGHIGARIKQLRLKRSMGLVELGQLTGLSASFLSQLETGRVVPTLRNLARLALVFGKDLSFFFQPEKQSFFRIQRKKDRVRLPQPRPANPSHVAESFGILVPDRSLGPCMAEFFPNSDVPPFEPKMYQGHEMIYMISGQLAVDFGSRKEHLEADDVAFLDAETPRSFRCASDTPATALIISMPYRSDRDLPRSGRL; this is encoded by the coding sequence TTGGTCGAACTTGATGGTGTAGATCCGGATGCTGTGGAGCTGATTATTGCCGAAGGGCATATTGGCGCACGGATCAAGCAATTGCGATTGAAGCGCTCGATGGGGCTGGTGGAGCTGGGGCAGTTGACCGGGCTTTCGGCCAGCTTCCTGTCGCAGTTGGAGACGGGACGTGTGGTGCCGACGCTGCGAAATCTTGCTCGCCTGGCGCTGGTATTCGGTAAGGATCTGTCGTTTTTCTTTCAACCGGAGAAACAGAGTTTTTTCAGGATCCAGAGGAAGAAAGACCGGGTCCGGCTCCCGCAGCCGCGACCGGCCAATCCGTCGCACGTTGCGGAGAGCTTCGGCATTCTGGTGCCGGACCGCAGCCTTGGGCCCTGCATGGCTGAGTTCTTCCCCAACAGCGATGTCCCTCCCTTCGAGCCGAAGATGTATCAGGGACACGAGATGATCTATATGATTTCGGGCCAGTTGGCGGTGGATTTCGGGAGTCGCAAGGAGCATCTGGAGGCCGACGATGTCGCATTTCTCGATGCGGAGACGCCCCGGAGCTTCCGCTGCGCGAGCGACACACCCGCGACCGCTCTGATCATCAGCATGCCCTACCGGTCGGATCGGGATCTGCCCCGTAGCGGACGGCTCTAG